From Echeneis naucrates chromosome 7, fEcheNa1.1, whole genome shotgun sequence, one genomic window encodes:
- the LOC115046375 gene encoding glucose-induced degradation protein 8-B homolog, which produces MSYAEKPEDITREEWMDKLNNVHIQRADMNRLIMNYLVTEGFKEAAEKFRMESGIEPSVDLDSLDERIKIREMILKGQIQDAIALINSLHPELLDTNRYLYFHLQQQHLIELIRLRETEAALEFAQSQLAEQGEESRECLTEMERTLALLAFDNPEESPFGDLLNMMQRQKVWSEVNQCVLDYENRESTPKLAKLLKLLLWAQNELDQKKVKYPKMTDLSKGTIEDPK; this is translated from the exons ATGAGTTATGCTGAGAAGCCGGAGGATATAACAAGGGAGGAGTGGATGGATAAACTCAACAATGTCCACATTCAGAGAGCTGATATGAACAGGCTCATCATGAATTACTTGGTGACAG AGGGCTTCAAGGAGGCAGCGGAGAAGTTTAGAATGGAGTCCGGAATAGAGCCCAGTGTAGATTTGGATTCCCTAGATGAGAgaattaaaatcagagagatgATCCTAAAGGGACAGATCCAGGATGCCATTGCACTGATTAACAGTCTGCACCCAGAACTGCTGGATACCAACCGTTACCTTTATTTTCACCTACAG CAACAACACCTGATAGAGCTGATTCGTTTGAGGGAAACCGAAGCTGCCCTGGAATTTGCCCAGTCTCAGTTAGCAGAGCAGGGAGAGGAGAGCCGTGAATGTCTGACTGAGATGGAGAGGACTCTGGCCCTGCTGGCATTCGACAACCCTGAGGAGTCACCTTTTGGAGATCTGCTTAATATGATGCAGAGACAAAAG GTGTGGAGTGAGGTGAATCAGTGTGTACTAGACTATGAAAACAGAGAGTCAACACCCAAGCTGGCCAAGCTCCTGAAACTACTGCTGTGGGCTCAAAATGAACTTGACCAAAAGAAAGTGAAGTACCCCAAAATGACAGACCTTAGCAAAGGAACCATTGAAGACCCAAAATAA
- the slc17a9b gene encoding solute carrier family 17 member 9, with product MAVIQKYGKNYGPDLVCHKESHPSDKIGAHGCHKKWPEHNTNWSRPVARVWTVVLLLGTCLLYCARVAMPICAVSMAEQFSWTKRESGMVLGSFFWGYCFTQVLGGYVSDRVGGEKVLLLSAAAWGSMTAFTPVLAHLCSQPIFSMTLARFLMGLLQGVHYPSLASLCSQKVVESERGFLMSTVGSGSYLGTLVIGGAGSLMLDLYGWESVFYVSGLLSVLWSYCMWKYLLKGEGPIITLESLGSGGPQSKLSKRHWLRLFKQPAVCAVIVTHLCTASTFFTLLSWLPTFFRDTFPDAKGWVFNVIPWLVAIPSSLLSGCLSDHLISQGFDTASVRKLMQFFSMGVSSMFTLLLCGNTTFPWAIAFVSATMGLTTFSHSGVSVNVQDLAPSCAGALFGVMNTCGAFSGVLMVYFSGYLIEATGSWASVFALITTVNLLGLCTFLAFAEARRVDIVSSKVHHHNIQI from the exons ATGGCAGTTATTCAAAAATATGGCAAGAACTATGGTCCAGATTTGGTCTGTCACAAGGAGAGCCATCCGTCTGACAAGATCGGAGCCCATGGGTGTCACAAGAAGTGGCCTGAACACAACACCAACTGGTCCAG GCCAGTGGCGAGGGTTTGGACAGTGGTGCTACTCCTTGGAACATGCCTCCTCTACTGTGCCCGTGTGGCAATGCCCATCTGCGCCGTCAGCATGGCCGAGCAGTTCAGCTGGACCAAGAGGGAGTCTGGTATGGTCCTGGGAAGCTTTTTCTGGGGCTACTGCTTCACCCAAGTGCTCGGCGGCTACGTCAGTGACAG GGTGGGAGGTGAGAAggtcctgctgctgtctgcagcaGCCTGGGGGTCGATGACGGCCTTCACCCCCGTCCTCGCCCATCTCTGCTCCCAGCCTATCTTCTCCATGACGCTGGCCCGCTTCCTCATGGGCCTGTTGCAAG GAGTTCATTACCCCTCTCTGGCAAGTCTCTGCTCTCAAAAAGTGGTAGAAAGCGAGAGAGGTTTCCTCATGAGCACTGTGGGTAGTGGCTCCTACCTGGG CACTCTGGTAATTGGAGGGGCTGGCTCCCTCATGTTGGACCTGTATGGCTGGGAAAGTGTTTTCTATGTGTCTGGTCTCCTCTCAGTCCTGTGGTCCTACTGCATGTGGAAGTATCTACTCAAAGGAGAAG GACCTATCATCACCCTAGAGTCCCTGGGGAGTGGTGGGCCCCAATCCAAACTGTCCAAAAGACATTGGTTACGGCTCTTCAAACAACCTGCAGTCTG TGCTGTGATCGTTACACATCTTTGCACAGCGAGCACCTTCTTCACGCTTTTATCGTGGCTGCCAACGTTTTTCAGAGACACTTTCCCTGATGCGAAG GGTTGGGTGTTCAATGTCATTCCCTGGTTGGTGGCCATACCCTCATCCCTCCTCAGTGGCTGCCTGTCCGACCACCTCATCAGCCAAG GCTTTGATACAGCCTCAGTGAGAAAGTTGATGCAG TTCTTCTCCATGGGTGTGTCCAGTATGTTTACCCTTCTTCTATGTGGCAACACCACCTTCCCCTGGGCCATAGCATTTGTGTCTGCCACCATGGGCCTCACCACCTTCAGTCACAG TGGGGTGTCTGTAAATGTTCAAGATCTCGCTCCTTCCTGTGCTGGAGCTTTATTtg GTGTTATGAATACTTGCGGTGCTTTCTCAG GGGTCCTAATGGTGTATTTCTCGGGGTATTTGATTGAGGCCACAGGATCGTGGGCGTCTGTGTTTGCCCTCATCACTACAGTCAACCTGCTGGGCCTCTGCACCTTCCTGGCTTTCGCTGAAGCACGCCGGGTTGACATTGTGTCCAGCAAGGTGCATCACCACAACATCCAAATCTAA